From a single Oreochromis niloticus isolate F11D_XX linkage group LG3, O_niloticus_UMD_NMBU, whole genome shotgun sequence genomic region:
- the LOC102078562 gene encoding leukocyte immunoglobulin-like receptor subfamily B member 1, with product MGHSLLCLLGLFLLSTVIHGNTEELGVKATLTADRLTIPAGGSVTLTCDVKHSADFEYDWFREPRLYSNQKIVVADESKRELVTSEGGIYNCRGRIKGTNSGSEESDSVIIQETVSNRIDVKLQHSWSQIFTGETITLRCEIQGGEGKVWKYEWTAPNTNSPPTSSEYRISRVSVSHSGDYRCRGSSDYLLTGWSDAFRLTVSYKPKAKLRADNTAVPVGGSVTLTCSVNPSSSSGWKYYWYRDEKSSEALTTQDAVFHSNGQISVSQEGLYRCRGGRGNPVYYTEDSQEVQINTTVTVSGADSSSSPVWLMVGLVCGVSLIIILLLLLYRCRQFKYSCFTRWIQSESHSPGSSTNHGVNQNETHEYNSLHPGDANLCESITLEEDTGTGADEPRDVTYSVITLQNFGKKRKHHKPEQSAVYSEVQTGAAEDSLMYAEVKQPKKEKAKKNKGKSSPAADAAVYSEVTSGSSLSQ from the exons ATGGGGCACTCTTTGCTCTGTTTGCTGGGGTTATTCT TGCTCAGTACAGTCATCCATGGAAACACTGAAG AACTTGGAGTGAAGGCCActctgacagcagacagattaaccataccagcagggggcagtgtgacactgacctgtgatgtAAAACACTCTGCtgactttgaatatgactggtTCAGAGAACCCCGATTATACTCTAATCAGAAGATCGTAGTAGCTGATGAATCAAAGAGAGAACTTGTGACCTCTGAAGGCGGCATCTACAACTGCAGAGGACGTATAAAAGGGACAAATTCAGGCTCAGAAGAAAGTGACTCAGTCATCATTCAGGAAACTG TTTCCAACAGGATCGAtgtgaaactgcagcacagctggtctcagatattcactggtgagacaatcactctcagatgtgagattcagggaggtgaaggaaaggtgtggaaatatgaatggacagcacccaacacaaacagccctccaac atccagtgaatacaggatcagcagagtttcagtgtcccacagtGGAGACTACAGATGTCGGGGTAGCAGTGACTATCTCTTAACAGGATGGAGTGATGCCTTCAGACTGACAGTTTCAT ataaaccaaaggccaaactgagagctgataacacagctgttccagtagggggcagtgtgaccctgacctgctctgtgaacccatcatcatcatctggatggaaatactactggtaCAGAGATGAGAAATCCTCTGAAGCCCTGACCACACAAGATGCAGTTTTCCACTCAAATGGACAAATCAGTGTCTCACAGGAAGGACTCTacaggtgcagaggaggaagaggaaacccagtttactacacagaggacagccaaGAAGTTCAGATTAACACAACTG taactgtgtcaggagctgacagctcttcatctcctgtgtggttgatggttggactggtttgtggagtctctctcattattattctcctgctcttgttgtatCGCTGCAGACAGTTTAAGT attcctgcttcaccag gTGGATCCAGTCTGAGAGTCACAGTCCGGGCTCCTCCACAAATCATGGAGTCAACCAGAATGAAACTCATGAATACAACTCTCTTCATCCTG GTGATGCTAACCTCTGTGAATCCATCACACTAGAGGAAGACACTGGAACTG gTGCAGATGAACCCCGAGACGTCACATACTCTGTTATTACACTTCAAAACTTTGGAAAGAAGA GGAAGCATCATAAACCAGAGCAGAGTGCTGTTTACTCTGAGGTGCAGACGGGAGCTGCAG AGGACAGTCTGATGTATGCTGAGGTCAAACagcccaaaaaagaaaaagccaagaaaaacaaag GAAAATCAAGTCCTGCagctgatgcagcagtttattctgAAGTCACATCAGGAAGCTCTCTCA gtcagtga